Part of the Vagococcus jeotgali genome, GATATACTACTTTCCAGATAGATAAGATTGGAGCGACGTATCATGGAACTTGTTATAACAGATCAAGCACATAATTGGTTTAAAGATGAATTAGATTTAGAAACAGGTGATACACTCCGTATTTTTGGGAAATATGGTGGAAGTACTAATGTTCATGTTGGTTTTTCAACAGGTATTCAAGTTGTTGAGCCAATGGAAAGTTTAGAAGCAGTCAATAAAGATGGGATTACTTATTTTACTGAACACGGAGATGAGTGGTTTTTTTCAGACTATATATTAACCGTTGATTTAGATCCAATTTTAGAGGAACCGCGTTATACCTACACAGTATAATCATTAGTCATCAGAGATTTTTTATTATGTAGTCAAAAAAATAAATTATCTTTTAAGGTGTTCTTTGTTGAGTCGGTAGGTAAGCACAATACTAATAAGAAACTTAACACAAATCACCCTCTTTAGATTTGTGTTTTTTTGTGTTTGGCTATTTTAAATGAATGTTTTAGTAAAAATTTTGATGTACTATATTAAGTAATGATGTATATAGGTAGTTTGAAGATAAAAAAATACACCTCAAACGTTTGAGATGTGTGTAGTGCCCCCTCTAAAGTTAGATTTTTTGGTCTAACTTTAGGGGGGCACTACATAGGGGGGCACTACATATATGGAAGCAACTTATTTCTTTTTAATTTTTGGGATCTTTGGAAGGGCACTAAAATAAATGATCAAAGTTAGAGCTAGACCAATAGATCCAAAAGAAATACTAGGCCAAATAAATTGAGCAATGACAGTTAAAATAGTAGGTACTGTGGCACAATAAATTAAAATTTTAAAAACATCTGTAAATTTTAAACGTAACATTCTTAATTTTGTAAATAAGGTAGCAAAGAATGTTAACAATACGATATCAATTAAAAAGTTAACTAAAACCATGACAAAAGTAATAATAAGAATTAATCCAAACCACATCACACCACTTGTTTTTCCAGTTAACATTTGTTCGATGAATGTTTTACTTAGCATGGAAACTTGCGGAAGAGAGTACGGAATGGTTACCAAGTTACTATCTACAACATCAGTTGTTGTTCCTATTTGTGGAAGAGCCAAGACTGCTTCATGTTTTAATAGACCAATAACCAACGCATTGCCTGAAGCGTCAGATGCAATGTCTTGTTTATTACGCTTGCCATCTGGATCAAAGGTAAAAATAATCGAGTTTGTTTGATAAACAAATCCTGAATCTTTTTTATCAGGTGTTAAAGTGTTATCGACGATTTTGAAATCAGGCATTTTTTTTATAATCTCTTCGCCATCTTGTTGCATGGATTGTGTAATTTGTGTTGTTTGATAAATGACTGGTAATGATAAGACTAAAGCTAGAATTAATATATAGACAAAAATGTGCCAGCCCTTTTTATGGCGGGCTTCCATTAATAACTTCGGTTGTGTAAAACTTGCTTTAATTAAATTAATTGTACTCATAAGAACTCCTTTAGTAAATACATATTTCTTTGTTAATATCTTACCATTTTAACGTGTTTGGTTTTTAAATACAAGGACAGACTGTTAATGGACACTCAAGCTGATATTTTGTTTTTCCCCTTATAAGATGTTATATTGAAGATACAAAGAATAATATTTTTGGGAGGAATTTTTAACATGGCTTATATTTTACCAGAATTACCTTATGCATATGACGGACTAGAACCACATATTGATGAATTAACAATGAAACTACATCACGATAAACATCACAACACTTATGTCACAAACTTAAATGCAGCAATTGAGAATTATCCTGAATTGGGTAACCAAACAATTGAAGAATTAATTATTAACTTAAATGATGTACCTGAAGATATTCGTGTAGCAGTTCGTAACAATGGCGGCGGACATGCTAATCATACATTTTTCTGGGAAATCATGTCGCCAACAGGTGGTGGTGAACCAACAGGAGCCATTAAAGGTGCTATTGAGAGTGCTTTTGGTAGCTATGATGCTTTTAAGGAGCAATTTTTAGCAGCTGCAACATCACGTTTTGGTTCAGGTTGGGCTTGGTTAGTTGATAATAACGGTCAATTAGAAATTATGTCTACACCAAACCAAGACTCACCATTAACAGATGGATTAACACCATTACTTGGTATTGATGTGTGGGAACATGCATATTACAAAAAATATAGCAATGTTCGTCCAGAGTATGTTAAAGCTTTCTTTAATGTTATTAACTGGGATGAAGTAAACAGACGCTACAAAGAAATTCAAAAATAATCAATGACATAGTTGGGAGAAGCTGTACTATTTTCTAAAGATGAAAATGATTTATATAGGTGAGTAGAAGGATGACATTTAAGTCATCCTTCTACTTTTTTATGTTTTTTTTAATTGTCCAAATGACTAACCAAACAGCTTTAAATTTATGTTACAATGTATTGATATAAGGGAGGCCAAGAAAATGGTAGAAATATCTCGTGAAACAATTATGTTGTCTTTAAACCAAGAGGCAGAAAAAATTAGAAAATTATTAACTAACCAACGAAATTATCAATGTATTTCACAATGTAAAGCTTTTGAGGAAGTTGTTGATACGCAGATGTTTGGTTTTTCAAAACAGATAGAGTTTGCACAATCAATTGGTTTAATTGATAAGCAATACGGAAGTCAGTTGATTGCTGACTTAGAACAAGAATTAAACCGAGTATATAATAATGTATACCAAGAATCTAAAGATGTTGACTGAGATAGTCTTTAGTTTAAAAAATGATAGGTGTGAAAATCGGGGGAATTTGTATGAAGAAAGTATTAGTAGCCAATCGTGGTGAAATAGCCATTCGTGTGTTTAGAGCCTGTACAGAATTAAATTTAGAAACTGTAGCGGTGTACGCCACAGAAGATGAGCGTTCTATTCATCGTTTTAAGGCAGATGAGGCATACTTAATTGGAGCTGGTAAAAAACCAATTGAGGCTTATTTAGATATTGAAGATATTATTCGAGTAGCTAAAGAGTGTGAGGCAGACGCGATTCACCCAGGTTATGGCTTTTTATCTGAAAACATTGATTTTGCTAAAAGATGTGAAGAAGAAGGCATTACTTTTATTGGGCCAACAGTTCATCAATTAGATATTTTTGGTGATAAAATTAAAGCTAAACAGGCGGCAAAAGCAGCTAGGGTAGATGCTATTCCTGGGACAGATGGACCAGTTGAAAGTTTGGAAGACGTTCTAAATTTTGGAGAGACTTTTGGTTACCCAATTATGATCAAAGCAGCCCTTGGTGGTGGTGGTCGTGGTATGCGAGTGGCCTATACAAAAGAAGAGGCAGAAGATGGTTATAAACGATCTAAAAGTGAAGCAAAAGCGGCTTTTGGTAGTGATGAAGTATATGTTGAAAAGTACATCTCAAATCCTAAGCATATAGAAGTTCAAATTTTAGGAGATACTCATGGTAACATGTTGCATCTTTTTGAACGAGATTGTTCCGTACAAAGAAGACATCAAAAAGTTGTAGAAGTAGCTCCTTCTATTTCACTAAGTGACAAACAAAGAGTAGACATTTGTGATGCGGCTGTTAGATTAATGAAACATGTTGATTATGTGAATGCTGGAACAGTTGAGTTCTTAGTAGAAAATGATGATTTTTATTTCATAGAGGTTAATCCTAGGATTCAAGTGGAGCATACAATTACAGAACTTATTACTGATGTTGATATTGTTATTAGTCAAATTCAAATAGCCATGGGTCAAGATTTACATAAGGATATGTTATTACCTCATCAGGAAGGGATTCATATTCATGGGTATGCCATCCAGTGTCGTATCACAACAGAAGATCCATTAAATCAATTTTTACCAGATATTGGAAAAATTGACACGTATCGATCTCCTGGTGGTTATGGTATTCGTTTAGATGTTGGTAACGCATTTGCAGGAGCGATTGTTTCTCCGTTTTTTGATTCTTTACTAGTTAAGGTTTGTACACATGCTATAACGTTTGAGCAGACTATTCAAAAAATGTTACGTGCACTAAAAGAATTTAGAATTCGGGGAGTCAAAACTAATATTCCCTTTTTATACAACGTTCTATCTCATCCAACATTTGCAAAGGGTGAGGCGACAACAACATTTATTGATAACACACCTACTTTGTTTAAGTTTCCAGAAGATAGAGACCGTGGTAATAAAATGATGAAATACATTGCTGAGGTGACAGTTAATGGTTTTCCTGGAATTGGTAAAACAGAAAAACAACACAATGAATTGCCAAGACTGCCTAAAATAGAGCGTATTGAAAAACAAATTGTTACACCTAAGCAAATACTTGATACATCTGGAGCTCAAGCTGTTGTAGATTGGGTGAAGGAGCAACCAGAAGTTTTAATGACAGATACAACGTTTCGTGATGCTCATCAAAGCTTACTAGCAACCCGTGTAAGAACCAATGATTTAAAACGAATTGCACAAGCCACAGAAGATGCATTACCCAACTTATTCTCCTTAGAGATGTGGGGTGGGGCAACATTTGATGTCTCTTATAGATTCTTAAGTGAAGATCCTTGGGTAAGGCTTAGAAAGTTAAGAAAACTAATGCCAAATACATTATTCCAAATGTTATTTAGAGGTTCAAATGCTGTGGGGTATCAAAATTATCCAGATAATGTTTTAAAAGAGTTTATTAATTTATCAGCTAGAGAAGGCATTGATGTATTTAGAATATTTGATAGCCTAAACTGGTTACCTCAAATGCAAAAAAGTATTCAATATATCAGAGATGCAGGTAAAATTGCTGAAGGTGCTATTTGTTACACGGGGGATGTGTTAAATCCTGAACGCTCTAAATATAATTTAGCTTATTATAAACAAATGGCTAAGGATTTAGAAAACATGGGGGCTCACATCATTGGTCTAAAAGATATGGCAGGTTTACTACAACCTCAAGCTGCTTATCATTTGATCACAGAATTAAAAGCAACAGTTGATTTACCAATTCATTTACATACTCATGATACAGCAGGTAATGGGATTATCACTTATTCAGCTGCCACTAAGGCAGGTGTTGATATTGTAGATGTCTCTATAAGTGCAATGAGTGGTGCGACAAGTCAACCTAGTATGAGTAGCTTATATTATGCTCTAAAAAATGGACCAAGAGCTCTTGAACTTGATATTGAAAATGTCCAAAAAGTAAACCATTACTGGGAAGATGTGAGACGTTACTATGCGCCATTTGAAAATGGTATTAGTGCAGCTCAAACAGAAGTTTACCAACATGAAATGCCAGGTGGTCAATATTCTAATCTTCAACAACAAGCTGCAGCAGTTGGGCTTGGTGAGAGATTTGATGAAGTAAAAGAGATGTATAAAACTGTTAACTTGATGTTTGGAGACATTGTGAAAGTTACCCCGTCATCTAAAGTTGTCGGAGATATGGCTTTATTTATGGTACAAAATAATTTAACTGAAGAAGATATTATGTCACGTGGTAGAGAACTTAGTTATCCAGAGTCAGTGATTAGTTTCTTTAAAGGAGATTTAGGTCAACCAACAGGTGGTTTTCCTGAGCCACTAAAAGATATTATTTTAAATGGACGTCCATCAATTACTGTACGTCCAGGTAGCTTAACCCCACCTGCTGATTTTGAGCAAGTAACATTAGATCTTAAAGAACAAATAGGTAGACAGCCATCTGATCTAGAGGTCATTAGCTATATTATGTACCCTCAAGTCTTTTTAGATTACGTTCAAATGAACAAGCAGTTTGGTGACGTGGAATTGTTAGGAACCCCTACTTTCTTCCAGGGGATGCGTGCTGGAGAGAATATCGAAGTTAGAATAGAAAAAGGAAAAACGTTAATCTTAACGTTAGATGAAATTGGTGAGCCTGATATTGAAGGTAATCGTATTTTATTCTTTAACTTAAACGGGCAACGTCGTGAGGTTGTTGTGAAAGATACAAATATAAAATCAAGTGTCTTCTTGAAAGAAAAAGCAGAACCAACTAATGATGCTCATATTGCGGCGACCATGCCAGGATCAGTCCTATCTGTTTTAGTATCAGTCGCAGAAGAAGTTCAAAAGGGTGATGCGATTATTGTCACAGAAGCGATGAAGATGGAAACAACCATTTATGCTAAGCGAAGTGGTATAGTTAAACGTATTCTAGTGGGTGATGGTGAAGCGATTCAAGCAGGAGATTTACTTGTCGAATTAACAATTTAAAGGGTGATCAAGATGAAACGTGTTGGTGAATTATTAGTTGCATTTTTAATAGTATTAGTGATTGTATATATGAAACCAGTCGTTTTATCTTATAATCAACCTAAATTAGAAGAAGGTACGGAGTTAATTGATGTTTCCTTAGTTGAAAAATCTATAAGTTATAATGAGTTAAATGCTACAGGCATGGCAAATTATATTGGGATGACAGAGAGTAATTTTTTGAAAACAAAACCAAAACCGCTTGAAGAGTGGCAAGTAGATCCTAACAGAAAATGGTTATTATATGGAGATAATTCTCGTGATTATTATCAAATAGAAGTTGTAGATGGCGTTATTGCGTCTGTGTTTACTTTAGGAAGTGAAACAGAAACTCTTCCTTTTCAGTTTGGCATGACTTTGGCTGATATTTCAGAAATTACAACAATCTATTCAAATTTTGACTTTGACTTTGAAGGAGAACATTATAGTATTGAATTTACAGAAGATGATATGAATTATCGGCCACTTGTAGCATTCAATAATGACTCTTTTGCTCTATTACATTTTGATTATCATAGTAGTCAATTAATTGGTA contains:
- a CDS encoding HesB/YadR/YfhF family protein; its protein translation is MELVITDQAHNWFKDELDLETGDTLRIFGKYGGSTNVHVGFSTGIQVVEPMESLEAVNKDGITYFTEHGDEWFFSDYILTVDLDPILEEPRYTYTV
- a CDS encoding DUF1189 domain-containing protein, which codes for MSTINLIKASFTQPKLLMEARHKKGWHIFVYILILALVLSLPVIYQTTQITQSMQQDGEEIIKKMPDFKIVDNTLTPDKKDSGFVYQTNSIIFTFDPDGKRNKQDIASDASGNALVIGLLKHEAVLALPQIGTTTDVVDSNLVTIPYSLPQVSMLSKTFIEQMLTGKTSGVMWFGLILIITFVMVLVNFLIDIVLLTFFATLFTKLRMLRLKFTDVFKILIYCATVPTILTVIAQFIWPSISFGSIGLALTLIIYFSALPKIPKIKKK
- a CDS encoding superoxide dismutase; its protein translation is MAYILPELPYAYDGLEPHIDELTMKLHHDKHHNTYVTNLNAAIENYPELGNQTIEELIINLNDVPEDIRVAVRNNGGGHANHTFFWEIMSPTGGGEPTGAIKGAIESAFGSYDAFKEQFLAAATSRFGSGWAWLVDNNGQLEIMSTPNQDSPLTDGLTPLLGIDVWEHAYYKKYSNVRPEYVKAFFNVINWDEVNRRYKEIQK
- a CDS encoding DUF1507 family protein, which encodes MVEISRETIMLSLNQEAEKIRKLLTNQRNYQCISQCKAFEEVVDTQMFGFSKQIEFAQSIGLIDKQYGSQLIADLEQELNRVYNNVYQESKDVD
- a CDS encoding pyruvate carboxylase — protein: MKKVLVANRGEIAIRVFRACTELNLETVAVYATEDERSIHRFKADEAYLIGAGKKPIEAYLDIEDIIRVAKECEADAIHPGYGFLSENIDFAKRCEEEGITFIGPTVHQLDIFGDKIKAKQAAKAARVDAIPGTDGPVESLEDVLNFGETFGYPIMIKAALGGGGRGMRVAYTKEEAEDGYKRSKSEAKAAFGSDEVYVEKYISNPKHIEVQILGDTHGNMLHLFERDCSVQRRHQKVVEVAPSISLSDKQRVDICDAAVRLMKHVDYVNAGTVEFLVENDDFYFIEVNPRIQVEHTITELITDVDIVISQIQIAMGQDLHKDMLLPHQEGIHIHGYAIQCRITTEDPLNQFLPDIGKIDTYRSPGGYGIRLDVGNAFAGAIVSPFFDSLLVKVCTHAITFEQTIQKMLRALKEFRIRGVKTNIPFLYNVLSHPTFAKGEATTTFIDNTPTLFKFPEDRDRGNKMMKYIAEVTVNGFPGIGKTEKQHNELPRLPKIERIEKQIVTPKQILDTSGAQAVVDWVKEQPEVLMTDTTFRDAHQSLLATRVRTNDLKRIAQATEDALPNLFSLEMWGGATFDVSYRFLSEDPWVRLRKLRKLMPNTLFQMLFRGSNAVGYQNYPDNVLKEFINLSAREGIDVFRIFDSLNWLPQMQKSIQYIRDAGKIAEGAICYTGDVLNPERSKYNLAYYKQMAKDLENMGAHIIGLKDMAGLLQPQAAYHLITELKATVDLPIHLHTHDTAGNGIITYSAATKAGVDIVDVSISAMSGATSQPSMSSLYYALKNGPRALELDIENVQKVNHYWEDVRRYYAPFENGISAAQTEVYQHEMPGGQYSNLQQQAAAVGLGERFDEVKEMYKTVNLMFGDIVKVTPSSKVVGDMALFMVQNNLTEEDIMSRGRELSYPESVISFFKGDLGQPTGGFPEPLKDIILNGRPSITVRPGSLTPPADFEQVTLDLKEQIGRQPSDLEVISYIMYPQVFLDYVQMNKQFGDVELLGTPTFFQGMRAGENIEVRIEKGKTLILTLDEIGEPDIEGNRILFFNLNGQRREVVVKDTNIKSSVFLKEKAEPTNDAHIAATMPGSVLSVLVSVAEEVQKGDAIIVTEAMKMETTIYAKRSGIVKRILVGDGEAIQAGDLLVELTI